The Rubripirellula amarantea genome includes the window CTTCACGCGGAAGTATTTGACTCCCGCGCTGATATAAGAAAACATCGCTGCCCAACCGAGCAAACGCTTGAGCCATCTCGCTGCCGATCGGCCCCGCCCCGACGATGCCAAACCGCTTGGGGAGCTCCGTCAACGAAAACAAATTCTCGTTCGTCAGGTACGACACTGAATCCAACCCCGGTATCATCGGTGCCGAAGCTCGCGCACCCGATGCGATCACTGCTTTCTTGAACTGGACCTGACTTTTCGTACCATCGTTTCGACTTACTGTGATCGTTTCATCGTTGTCGAACGATCCCCGTCCGAAAAACACGTCGATCCCAAGTTCCGAAAATCGCTTCGCCGAATCATTGGGGCTGATCTTTGCGCGAAGTCGTCGCATTCGCTGCATCGCAGCACCAAAATCTAGCTCAACACCATCGGGAACGCGGACACCAAATGACGAGGCATCGCGAACGGTCGCAGCAACACGAGAGGCGCGGATGATCCCTTTCGAAGGCACGCAACCGACGTTCAGGCAATCCCCACCCATCAACTCACGTTCGATCAACGCGACGCGTGCTCCGAGTCCCGCGGCTCCGGCGGCCGCGACAAGGCCAGCGGTGCCAGCGCCGATTACCACCAAATGATACGGGGCTTTGGGCGTGGGATTGACCCACTGGGGTGGATGAACGTTCGCTTCGAGTTCGCGGTTGTATTCGTCGTGAGGTTGCAATTGAATTAGGACAGAAGCGGACATGATGTGTTGACTTTCGGTGTGAGACTTGTCTGAAGTGGTGATGATGGGTGAAACGTCTTCGTCCGATGACTCAGACCTTAGGCGTCCCGTCAGTGTCAAGAATCGCCGATGAACCTCCACGATTAAAGAACTTCATCATGTATCGAACCGCGAGCGGAAAGACACCTAGCAACACGAAAGCGACAACGATTTGTGTGAGTTGACTTGACGTGAAAGCTGCACCGACACCTTTCTCGGCAAGCGTCTGCAAATCGGGCACACTCGAACCGGCATAGACGTAAACAATCGTCGCAGCCAGCATTCCTAATTGACTGACCCACCAAAAGGTGATTGTTCGGATCGGCGTTAGGCCCATCACCGCATTGATGATAAAGAAGGGAACAGCGGGGATTAGCCGTAACGTGAACAGGAAGAATGCCCCTTCCCGTTCAAGTGCAGCATTGAAGCTTTCCAGCCTTTCCCCAAATCGCTTTTGAATCGCGTCTCGAAACAGAAAACGGCTAAGCAAGAACGCCATCGTCGCGCCCGCAGTCGAAGCGAAACTGACCAACACCACTCCGCGAAACAGGCCAAAGTACCAGCCATACACTAAGGTTAAAATGGCGGCCCCCGGCAACGACAAACCGGTGACGACCACATAGACCAAAAACGCCGCACCATAAACTAGCACAGGGTTCTCAGCCTGGAATTCACGCAATCGCCCCTCTTGCTTGGCAAGGTTTTCCAAACTCAGAAGATCGCCGTACTGCGTGTACGCGACCAAAACAACGGCAGCGACCACCAAGAAGACGGCAACCTTCACTAGCGTGTTTGACTTGGAGACTACACCATCGGCCGGCTTGCTGTCTGGTTGATCGTTTTCGCGTGATGATTCTAGATTGGGCGTCATAACTTTCCTTTTACCGCAGATGACGTGCCATTCCTG containing:
- a CDS encoding TVP38/TMEM64 family protein, whose protein sequence is MTPNLESSRENDQPDSKPADGVVSKSNTLVKVAVFLVVAAVVLVAYTQYGDLLSLENLAKQEGRLREFQAENPVLVYGAAFLVYVVVTGLSLPGAAILTLVYGWYFGLFRGVVLVSFASTAGATMAFLLSRFLFRDAIQKRFGERLESFNAALEREGAFFLFTLRLIPAVPFFIINAVMGLTPIRTITFWWVSQLGMLAATIVYVYAGSSVPDLQTLAEKGVGAAFTSSQLTQIVVAFVLLGVFPLAVRYMMKFFNRGGSSAILDTDGTPKV